One genomic region from Epinephelus moara isolate mb chromosome 8, YSFRI_EMoa_1.0, whole genome shotgun sequence encodes:
- the zgc:114041 gene encoding monocarboxylate transporter 13, with translation MKSRRPPDGGYGWVVVMSAFFIMGLTGAVLKNFGLFFLDIQSHFGVLTSTTSWVTSTTIAMFHLGAPLASALTLRFSQRVVIIVGGLLSATGMLMASLDLGLPCLYLTMGILQGTGICFAWIPANSMVSHYFVRWRPIAYAIASSGECVFAVLFSPFFQWLIERYGWQGSLLIIGGLQLNLCVCGALMRPLPTVQSPIQETKDNLEGDAAVLPPKRKVIFQFSLMRKPELLFYILFAIFAAAGFFIPPLFLVPFANSLGMDQYWPALILSVLASADLVGRLLCGWIANMRLLRNLQLLTMVATLLGVVLLLLPVSHNFWVILVFASLYGFLFGCVVAIHVTSIVDIVTLEGFDSGLGLFMLFRSIGGFIGPPAAGWLVDQTNDYSAAFYLSGLCLISSAVFVVVVDRLIQRRKSVEASSSGDHAGQL, from the exons atgaaGTCCAGGAGACCCCCTGATGGGGGTTATGGCTGGGTAGTGGTCATGTCGGCCTTTTTCATCATGGGCCTCACTGGTGCCGTCCTCAAGAACTTCGGCCTCTTCTTCCTGGACATCCAGAGTCACTTTGGAGTCCTGACCAGTACCACGTCATGGGTCACCTCCACTACCATCGCCATGTTTCATCTTGGAG CTCCACTGGCCAGTGCGCTGACCTTACGGTTTTCTCAGAGGGTGGTCATCATAGTCGGAGGTCTGCTGTCTGCCACGGGGATGTTGATGGCGTCTTTGGACCTCGGTTTGCCGTGCCTCTACCTCACCATGGGCATCCTGCAAG GGACGGGCATTTGCTTCGCGTGGATCCCTGCCAACAGCATGGTGAGCCACTACTTTGTACGGTGGCGCCCCATCGCCTACGCCATCGCCAGCTCAGGGGAGTGTGTCTTCGCTGTCTTGTTCAGCCCCTTCTTCCAGTGGCTGATTGAGAGATACGGCTGGCAGGGTTCTCTGCTCATCATCGGAGGCCTTCAGCTCAACTTGTGTGTCTGCGGCGCTCTTATGAGACCGTTGCCAACAGTCCAGAGCCCGATACAGGAAACCAAAGACAATCTAGAAGGCGACGCTGCTGTGCTCCCACCAAAGAGGAAGGTTATCTTCCAATTCTCCCTGATGAGAAAACCTGAACTACTCTTCTACATCCTGTTTGCCATCTTTGCGGCGGCAGGGTTTTTCATCCCACCTCTCTTCCTAGTGCCTTTTGCCAACAGTTTGGGGATGGATCAGTACTGGCCAGCCTTGATCCTCTCCGTCCTGGCATCTGCGGACCTGGTGGGGAGGCTGCTCTGTGGGTGGATAGCCAACATGAGGCTGCTGAGGAACCTGCAGCTGCTCACCATGGTGGCAACTCTGCTGGGGGTGgttcttctgctgctgcctgtcaGCCACAACTTCTGGGTCATCTTGGTCTTTGCCTCGCTCTACGGATTCCTGTTCGGCTGTGTGGTGGCCATTCACGTCACCTCCATCGTGGACATTGTAACCCTGGAGGGATTCGACAGTGGACTGGGGCTCTTTATGCTTTTCAGGAGCATCGGTGGCTTCATCGGTCCACCTGCTGCAG GCTGGCTGGTGGACCAGACAAACGACTACAGCGCCGCCTTCTACCTCTCAGGCCTCTGCCTCATCTCATCTGCAGTGTTCGTCGTGGTGGTCGACCGCCTCATTCAGAGGAGGAAATCAGTGGAGGCAAGCTCATCAGGTGATCATGCAGGACAACTCTGA